Proteins found in one Zea mays cultivar B73 chromosome 1, Zm-B73-REFERENCE-NAM-5.0, whole genome shotgun sequence genomic segment:
- the LOC103639666 gene encoding lysine-specific demethylase JMJ25, which produces MGSPKPCSQVTPDALQPELGMKLLIAHGSHQELGKGDSMTNLMINMCDVVHMLMHATGVHYQCPKRVRVQSDVSERIANGTSVHVNTHTPVQNLNLDIEEQSHKHSISHIEEPNTNNLEGSLAGAVWDVFRRQDLPKLNEYLAIHREECATRCQAVSSVKYPSYDQTVYLNDYHKKMLKDQYGKY; this is translated from the exons ATGGGGTCTCCTAAACCTTGCTCCCAAGTTACCCCAGACGCCTTACAACCTGAATTAGGGATGAAACTGCTAATTGCACATGGAAGTCACCAAGAACTTGGTAAAGGTGATTCAATGACAAATCTAATGATTAACATGTGCGATGTG GTTCACATGTTAATGCATGCAACTGGAGTGCATTACCAATGTCCCAAGAGGGTAAGGGTACAGTCTGATGTATCTGAAAGGATTGCTAATGGAACTAGTGTTCATGTAAATACTCATACTCCTGTTCAAAATTTGAATCTGGATATTGAAGAGCAATCACACAAACACTCGATTTCACACATCGAGGAGCCAAACACTAATAATTTAGAAGGATCCCTGGCTGGTGCTGTCTGGGATGTATTCCGCAGGCAGGATCTTCCAAAGCTTAATGAATATCTAGCTATTCATCGGGAAGAATGTGCAACTAGATGTCAAGCAGTGTCTTCT GTTAAATATCCTAGTTATGATCAAACAGTGTACCTTAACGATTATCATAAGAAGATGTTGAAGGATCAATATGGTAAGTACTAA